Below is a genomic region from Sorghum bicolor cultivar BTx623 chromosome 9, Sorghum_bicolor_NCBIv3, whole genome shotgun sequence.
TCTGGCGAAGAACCATCGTCAGCCTTGAAGCTCCGGGGCGACTCGTTTGTGTTGCCGCCGCTGTTTGTGCTCAGCATCCTAGGGGATTCGCTAGCAGCAATTCCGACGCCGCTGTTTGTGTTCAGCATCCGCGGCGATTCgtggccaggggtgccgccgctgTTCGTGTTCAGCATCCGCGGCGATTCGTGGTCAGGGGTGCCGCCGCTGTTCGTGTTCAGCATCCGCGGCGATTCGTGTTCAggggtgccgccgccgccgctgttcGTGTTCAGAATCCGCGGCGATTCGTGGTCAggggtgccgccgccgccgccgctgttcGTATTCATCATCCGCGGCGATTCGTGGTCAGGggtgccgccaccgccaccgctgcCGCCGCTGTTGGTGCTCAGCATTCGCGGCGACTCTCTGTGCCGGGAGGGCGACTGGGGTTCGGTGGCCGGATCGGCCGCCCGGTGCTCCTCTTCCTCCAGCTCAAGTTGGGACGGCGGGGACTTGCAGCGATCTTGGTGGTGCTCAGCCTCCAGCTCAGCATCCTCGTCCTCGACGTCGTAATCATCTTCTTCCTcgatgtcgtcgtcgtcaagGTTGACGACGTCCTGCATGTTGAGCTGGTGGTACTCGACGATCTCCCGCAGGAACCGGTTCTCGCGGGCGTACACCGTGTTCTCGTGCGCCAGCCGCGCCTTCTCCGCGACCAGCGTCTCCAGCTGCTGCCGTATCTGGCAGTAACACGAGCGACGACGGTAGGAGTGACATGTGAGCATTTCACTTTCACCTCCACCATTTGGCCCGTCTCGATCGAGCACGTACCAGgtcctcgtcggcgtcggcgtcgtggTTGCCGTCCCGGAGCAGCCGATTCTCCTCCTCCAGCTGCGCGCACCGCTCCTTGGAGAAGGCCAGGTCGGCCTTCACCGTCTTGAGCTCACGCTGCAGCAGCTTCACCTTGGCGGCCATGGCGTTCGCTACCTGAAGGGTCACATTGCCATGCCATTGCCAATGTGGGAGCTCTTGTTTCATATTCATAGGCAGCAGAAAGTATTTCGCGCTTCTAACGTCGTCGCGGCAAAGAAACTAAACTAGCGGCGGCCGCAGCATCCTCCTAACTAATGGCTAACGCGCAAAACGGGAGGGCACCTTACGTCGCGAGAGGCCTTGATCTGAGGCGACTCCGTGTCGGCCAGCATCGGCGACGTGTCGGGGCTGGCCGGGGTCAGGTTCGCGGCCCGGAAGTCCATGCTGCACGCCTTCCTCCTGATCTGCAGCTTCCGGGCGGCGACGACACCGCCGTGGGTGCCGGACGTCGCGCCGTCGGCCACCGCCAGGCCCTCCTGCTGCGAAGCAAACGATCGATGTCTCATTCATCAGGCAACAATGTCGTCAGCAAATGAAATGTGTGCGCTGAAAGCCTGAAACTCACTTCAAGAACATCCTTGATCTTCCCTCCGATGTCTAGTCTCCCATCCAGCGATCCTCTCCGTGACATGGGGCTCTGGCTCTCCGAGCTTCGGACCCGATCGTAGGACCATCGAGATTCAGAAGTCTGGGAAATTCCCATGGGAAAGCGCGGTGAAACAAGGGTTAAAACTGACAAGAGGATCACGTGAACGTGCCTGATGATGAGTCTTTCGTCCCCTTTTGTGTGTTCAGACTTCAGAGTTAGTTGTTACCTGAGTCTGAGCGGCGCGTGGTGTGCCATTTTCGTCGAGCATGACTTTGGCTTTCTGAGCCACGAGCGCCCAGAACCCATGCTTGTGGTCTTTCTTGGATAGCTCGATGTCGTACTTCGGCCCCTCGTCGTTTAGGCTCGTTGTCGATGTGTAGAGGTGGGTGACAGGGTCCTACAATTGTTGAAGGAGCAGGTCGTTCATGGACAGGGCCCAATCTTGTTTGCACAAGAACTATACTACTTGGAATTGCAAAATGGCGCAAGTTTTTCAGTTTGGTTGGAGTAACGGCGTCGGCAATTCTCGATCAGAGTTCAGAGAGGCACAGGTGATCCTAGGGAGACGAGAGTGCaaggaggagagggagaacgGAGCGCACCTGCACCGGGCTACTCGGCTCGGCGTCGCATTGggacgccgccgcggcggcggcggggaagcGGTCGCCGAAGGAAGGCAGCGTTAGGTCCTCGCGCGCGGCGGAGGAGGACACAAAGGCCTGCGCGGCAAGGCGAGAGGAGCGGTCGGGGCGGCGGTTGTCGTCCGCGAACCGCGTGGCGCGCGGGGACGCGATGGCCGGCGACGCGGAGCCGCCCGACGACGTCTGGCGGTGGTCCTCCACGAAGGTGGCCGACCGCTGGATGCCCTGCTTCCGACGGTACGCCATCGATCACCAAGACGGCGCGCGCGGTCGGTCGCACGCGGAGGCGGACGGGGGAGGAGCCTAGCCTGGGCCTGCCGCTCTGCGCACCGTTTCTTGGGTGGAGCGAGCTCCTAGGCGACGACGAGCTCTTTCCGGGGCTCCTGTTCCGCGGGCCGGGAGCGGTGGGTGTGTCATGGCCGTTATTTGGTAACCGAACTCTGCCCGCGTTTTCAGGCGCGCGAGTTTCTGTAGCGTGGCAAGGTGACCGGCAAGGAGCTCTGCATGGTTGCGTAATTGCGTTACGCCGATACGTCAGTGAATTGCCGTATCGATATGGCGATATGCCGTCGATACGGTATCAGCGAAGTATCGAGGAAATAGCGAAATAAAAATACCCCTTAGATTGAAGTTTATCATCTTAGCAGTCCGTTTTGATGGCCCATTTACACAACCTCAAACCCTAGTCAACAAGAATCGAGCCAGCCTAGACTCCAGAGAGACCGTGGATGCTCCTGCCAACGCCGCCTGCTCCTGCGCTCGCGACACCGACTGCTCCTTCCGCCACCAATGAGGCACCGACAACGCCCGCCCGCCCTAGTTGCTGTCGCCGACGCCTGCAGGCCACAGGTTGGCGCTCAGGTCAACGATTCATACAACTTGTAGATCTCCTCCATCTTCGATCAGTTTTTAATCTGCATTCCATATTGTTCAATAACTATACGAGACCTATAAGAAATTGAGCATAAGAATCATTTATTTACTTAACGGCTAAGCTAAAGCAAATTAAAGGGAATGTACTTAGCTTATGAGTACATAGATATTTTTCGAGAAGATGCATATATAGTGAAATTTTAAACCTAatcattatttttatattttttaatgGTGCATTTGCATTCGTATAATCAACATGTAGCTTCGCCCCCTGTGTCCACTATATTAATAATCACGTATTAGCGCTGCGGTCTAACGCCCACACGACCACACCTGCAGGTGTACCTGACGGGCTCACGTGACGCGGCGACTGACGGGCCTTTCCGTTCCTCACGGGCTCATCAACGGCTCAACCATTCTCGGAGGCATTTCGTCGAACGTCTGACTTGCGTCGCGGTGACCGCGCCCCCCAAACCCCCATAAACCCCAGAGCAGAGAGCACCGCGGATGCCCTCCCGCTTCCCGTCTGATGGCCTCGGCGGCGCGAGGTAAAGAGGGCTCCGCCCGTCCCCTCTTTTCCCACTCAGATGTGGCGGCTCCctctggcggcggcgctcctcCGACGCTCGCTCGCCGCCACCGCGCGCCTCTCCGCCTCGGTACTGCCCTCCCCGGCTTCCCctattttttttgtgatttcAGCAAAATAAATTCCGTCGCGGTGCTTGGTTAGCGCGGACCTGTCACGAATTCGAGAATCAAGTACAGCCTCACTTGAATCCGAGCGCTTGCTAGATCACTAACGCGGTTAGGAGGTTCAGCGCTAGATTACTAAAGCAGCGAGGGGGTTGATTGGTTCCTTACTTCCTTGCAATTTGAGTTTAGCGTGAATTAAGATCCCTGTGGCGGATTATCTAGTAGACCGTTAGTGCCCCGTCTCAGTTAATTAGTTTTTTCTCTTAGCAATCCGGACCTAATCCTTGGTTTAGTTGAACATTTGAATCTGTTATTTCCTTCTTCCTTTTTTTCACCTGTTCTGTTTGAATTGTGTAGCCTGTGGCCCTGTATTCGAAATAGTGAAATGATCTCATAAGTTTCTTCCATTTTTACATCCAGGGGTATTTGATGCGTGCCTGGCTCGCAGAACAGCCCACTGGACGCACTAATTCACCCATCACTGTGCATTGCCTCCAACAGTGTGGTTCAGATAACACCGTTGATGATAGGGTCAGTCAGGCATTTAAGCGGTGCTGCTCAACCAGTGCAAGTAGTGGTGTTTCAGATGCATCACCTTGTGCTTCTTACATCGAGAACCTCTGCAGATCTGGCAATCTTGTTGATGCTGTTCGTGTTCTTCGACAACTGCATGACGAGCAGGTCCATGTCAGCCTGCACACCTTTAATATGTTGCTGCAACACACAGCTGAAGCAAACATCTTTACCCTTTTTGCCAAGGTATTCAGGTACCTGCTGCTTTCAAAACTTGCTCCTGATTCAACTTCATATATGAATGTTGCAAAGGCCCTCCAGAAGTTGGATGACTGTGAATTGATACTCAAATTTGTaagggaacttttggaaatCACACACCATAGAGATCCTACAGTTATGAATCGCATTATCTTCGCCACAGCTCAATATGGACACATTGATAAAAGTTTGGTTATTTTCGAAGAGTTGAAGAAATATCAGACCAGCTTGGATGTCGTCACGTTCAACACTGTTTTGGACATGCTAGGGAAAGCTGG
It encodes:
- the LOC8077013 gene encoding uncharacterized protein LOC8077013 isoform X1, giving the protein MAYRRKQGIQRSATFVEDHRQTSSGGSASPAIASPRATRFADDNRRPDRSSRLAAQAFVSSSAAREDLTLPSFGDRFPAAAAAASQCDAEPSSPVQDPVTHLYTSTTSLNDEGPKYDIELSKKDHKHGFWALVAQKAKVMLDENGTPRAAQTQTSESRWSYDRVRSSESQSPMSRRGSLDGRLDIGGKIKDVLEQEGLAVADGATSGTHGGVVAARKLQIRRKACSMDFRAANLTPASPDTSPMLADTESPQIKASRDVANAMAAKVKLLQRELKTVKADLAFSKERCAQLEEENRLLRDGNHDADADEDLIRQQLETLVAEKARLAHENTVYARENRFLREIVEYHQLNMQDVVNLDDDDIEEEDDYDVEDEDAELEAEHHQDRCKSPPSQLELEEEEHRAADPATEPQSPSRHRESPRMLSTNSGGSGGGGGTPDHESPRMMNTNSGGGGGTPDHESPRILNTNSGGGGTPEHESPRMLNTNSGGTPDHESPRMLNTNSGGTPGHESPRMLNTNSGVGIAASESPRMLSTNSGGNTNESPRSFKADDGSSPETTRDG
- the LOC8077013 gene encoding uncharacterized protein LOC8077013 isoform X2 yields the protein MAYRRKQGIQRSATFVEDHRQTSSGGSASPAIASPRATRFADDNRRPDRSSRLAAQAFVSSSAAREDLTLPSFGDRFPAAAAAASQCDAEPSSPVQDPVTHLYTSTTSLNDEGPKYDIELSKKDHKHGFWALVAQKAKVMLDENGTPRAAQTQTSESRWSYDRVRSSESQSPMSRRGSLDGRLDIGGKIKDVLEEGLAVADGATSGTHGGVVAARKLQIRRKACSMDFRAANLTPASPDTSPMLADTESPQIKASRDVANAMAAKVKLLQRELKTVKADLAFSKERCAQLEEENRLLRDGNHDADADEDLIRQQLETLVAEKARLAHENTVYARENRFLREIVEYHQLNMQDVVNLDDDDIEEEDDYDVEDEDAELEAEHHQDRCKSPPSQLELEEEEHRAADPATEPQSPSRHRESPRMLSTNSGGSGGGGGTPDHESPRMMNTNSGGGGGTPDHESPRILNTNSGGGGTPEHESPRMLNTNSGGTPDHESPRMLNTNSGGTPGHESPRMLNTNSGVGIAASESPRMLSTNSGGNTNESPRSFKADDGSSPETTRDG
- the LOC8064149 gene encoding pentatricopeptide repeat-containing protein At1g11900; the encoded protein is MWRLPLAAALLRRSLAATARLSASGYLMRAWLAEQPTGRTNSPITVHCLQQCGSDNTVDDRVSQAFKRCCSTSASSGVSDASPCASYIENLCRSGNLVDAVRVLRQLHDEQVHVSLHTFNMLLQHTAEANIFTLFAKVFRYLLLSKLAPDSTSYMNVAKALQKLDDCELILKFVRELLEITHHRDPTVMNRIIFATAQYGHIDKSLVIFEELKKYQTSLDVVTFNTVLDMLGKAGRVDEMLHEVKLMEELGHFPDIVTYNTLTNCLRRLGRLDLCKRFFGEMLERGIAPDLRTYTALIDSFGRSGHITDALEMFQKMKKSHQPSVYVYRALISNLKKAGQFELAEKLTEDMSSSASELIGPEDFKPKNKGRRFRKNG